Proteins from a genomic interval of Euleptes europaea isolate rEulEur1 chromosome 18, rEulEur1.hap1, whole genome shotgun sequence:
- the FUT2 gene encoding LOW QUALITY PROTEIN: galactoside alpha-(1,2)-fucosyltransferase 2 (The sequence of the model RefSeq protein was modified relative to this genomic sequence to represent the inferred CDS: inserted 1 base in 1 codon) — protein MLQQGFSNVNEELALRLANGTSGSRSKTLHIQRAPDTTVPLEYDSNPAQVQAWLEAKGFSPLYEHETSQNKRPAQISRDTLREWLQLANSKLNLSPQAEALCFGKQKFSCPQYWDAVAGKAALLTAAFAVKLCPRFGAMHLPERSVFCQPFLVVCLYFFSLLSLSTVWHLQRNNSYLWWWRISGRNTSGLPQHDHTSCFNTTCSLTTKNLDRGMWTVNSIGRLGNQMGEYATLYALAKLNGHQAYILPAMHQYLSTIFRITLPVIPSEMVSRIPWKNYNLHDWMSEEYRHIPGKHVRLTGYPCSYTFYHHIRQEILQEFTFHDYLKEDTNRYLLQLRGQRKTVTYIGVHVRRGDYVHVMPRVWKGVVADKGYLEKAMNYFREKYHDAVFVVVSNGMAWCKENMDASRGDVYFSGDGRESSPGRDFALIAHCNHTIMTIGTFGIWAGYLSGGEMVYLANYTLPXSPFLKLFKPSAAFLPEWIGIPADLSPLLPKS, from the exons ATGCTCCAAC AGGGGTTCAGCAACGTCAACGAGGAGCTTGCCCTAAGACTGGCTAACGGGACGTCCGGCAGCCGTAGCAAAACTCTTCACATCCAGCGTGCTCCAGACACCACCGTGCCTTTAGAATATGACTCCAACCCGGCCCAGGTTCAAGCCTGGCTAGAGGCCAAAGGATTCAGCCCATT gTATGAGCATGAAACCAGCCAGAACAAGCGTCCCGCCCAGATATCTCGGGACACCTTGAGAGAGTGGCTGCAGCTTGCCAACTCAAAACTAAATCTGTCACCccaggcag AAGCTCTGTGCTTTGGAAAGCAGAAATTCAGTTGTCCCCAGTATTGGGATGCAGTGGCAGGAAAAGCTGCACTCCTAACTGCTGCGTTTGCCGTGAAgct GTGCCCTCGTTTTGGAGCTATGCATCTTCCCGAAAGAAGCGTCTTCTGTCAACCGTTCCTCGTGGTCTGCCTGTACTTTTTTAGCCTCCTGTCTCTCTCCACGGTTTGGCACCTCCAGAGGAACAATTCTTACCTGTGGTGGTGGAGGATCAGTGGCAGAAACACCTCTGGTCTCCCACAGCACGATCACACTTCCTGCTTCAACACAACTTGTAGCTTAACCACTAAGAACTTGGATAGAGGTATGTGGACAGTGAACTCTATTGGGCGTCTGGGGAATCAGATGGGAGAATACGCCACCCTCTATGCTTTAGCCAAGCTCAATGGGCATCAAGCCTACATCCTTCCAGCCATGCATCAGTATCTATCAACAATATTCCGGATCACTTTGCCGGTGATCCCTTCCGAAATGGTTAGCAGGATCCCTTGGAAGAACTACAATCTCCACGATTGGATGTCTGAGGAGTATCGTCACATCCCAGGGAAGCACGTGCGGCTGACAGGCTACCCTTGTTCCTACACTTTTTATCACCACATCCGCCAGGAGatacttcaggagtttaccttcCATGACTACCTCAAGGAGGACACCAACAGATACCTGCTGCAGTTGCGGGGGCAGCGCAAGACGGTCACCTACATCGGAGTGCACGTCCGTAGAGGGGATTATGTGCATGTGATGCCCCGCGTCTGGAAAGGTGTAGTGGCTGACAAAGGTTACCTGGAAAAAGCCATGAATTACTTCAGAGAGAAGTACCACGATGCTGTCTTCGTGGTAGTCAGCAATGGGATGGCTTGGTGCAAGGAAAACATGGATGCTTCCAGAGGGGATGTTTACTTTTCTGGCGACGGGCGGGAATCATCCCCGGGGAGGGATTTTGCTCTCATTGCTCACTGCAACCATACGATAATGACCATTGGGACCTTTGGCATCTGGGCTGGTTACCTGTCTGGGGGAGAAATGGTTTACTTGGCCAATTACACCCTCC TCTCACCGTTCCTCAAGCTCTTTAAGCCATCCGCAGCCTTCTTGCCTGAATGGATTGGGATCCCAGCTGACCTCTCTCCTTTGCTACCCAAGTCATAA